One Lepisosteus oculatus isolate fLepOcu1 chromosome 12, fLepOcu1.hap2, whole genome shotgun sequence genomic window, ATTTTAAGTAGCGCGTTATTTAGCTAACGCTTCAATCTAATTCTGTAATCCCTTCTGATGGGGTCTCCCTGGACTTTGGGCTTCGGTTGGTCAGTCTGAACGCCGGGGAGAAACTTGCACCTGCTGAAAAACGCAGATGAACGAGTCCCACGTGTTGACCTGGATACGGCTTCTCTGTTGTCAACTGGGAGTGCCAGTATTACCAGTAGTGTCTGGGTGGGTTTCcgcccacagtccagagacacgctggtgggttaactggcttctgtgaCAGCTGGTCCTGGcgtgagtatgtgtgtgtttgtgtctgtgtgtgtcctgtgatgggctgggtGTCCCGTCTAGGATGTACCCCACCCTGTGCCCGTTTCTGGGTCTCCCGCGACCCTGACCTGGAAGAGGTGGTTGGAAAGTGGAGCTCTAAAGCGCTGAGACAGCTGAGTTCACCAATAGGGGGCGCTGTGTTAATTGAGGCCCAATGGCTGTTTGAGTAAGACACACTGAGTCAGTTATAGTCCAGTGCAGCAGCGATTCCCAGCTCTAGTCTTGCAGGAACTCGTTGTCTGCTAGTTTATAATCCTTCTGTATCTCCGATGCCAACTAATTACTTAGCTGACCTGCTTGCTTGTTAGGACTTACTGAACCTGTTTCTCCGGTCGAAAATACCGGACTTAAGTGATACTGTTTCCAGCTGCTCCAGAGCACAGAACTTCACACAGTGTCCTCTCAGCTTGCTGGCTCTTAATTCTGGCTAAGCAGCTCTTACTAGTGGATCTATTGATCATGAGCAGACACAGGTGAGAGTGGCACTGtgtcagacacacccacagtggaATAATTATAAATCCAAATATGGACGAGCCTGTACCAGACATGCCCACGTACGTTAGTGAGTTGGTTAAGACACGCCCACAGGTGGGTGTGGCATGGCACCAGACACGCCCACATTGAGTGTTTTATTCAATAGTCACATATCGGGCAGCACACCTGAATGGGGACGGTCCTGGGCAAAAAAAATCCCATTGGGTGTTTAAAGAGCTGAAAGTAAACTACAGATCTGCCTGAAACTGGAAACCGGAATCAGTCGGGTTAGTATTAGGAGTTCagctgcaataaaaaaacagaagtcgCAGTGTTCCTCTGAGACCAGAGGCAGGAACCAGTGCAGACAGGACCATGTGAAGATGAGCATACATAGGACTGCAGGGCTGTGAGGTTTGACCTGCAATAGCATCCAGCCAGTCATCAAAGAGGATTATTCAACTCTCCTCGAGTGCCTCCGGGCCGGGGGGAGACGCTGAACCAGTGTGATCGTCCGCGGAGTCTCATGTGATGAGGGGCTGATGAGAGGAAGGGGTGTGCGTGTCGAGCCGGGCGTGTGTCCCGGGGCGTGTCTGCCCCTCGATGTGGCGCTGCAGTCTGAGAAACTCTCGCCGCCGAGATAGCCGCCCCTCAGTGTGGGTACATCCTTCCAAAGGGCGGTCTTACGAACCGTAGCGCACCTCGTTATAAAATCACAGGGGGGGCCGCAGTTTTGGCAAATGTAGGAGTTTCATTCTGGAAAAGTAGAAACTATGAAATAAAATAGTGAAACAGTGAAATATGAAACCTATCCCCTCGCAGATTCAGCCTGTCCTTGCGCCTCTGAGGTCACTCACCTGGGAAAGTGCCCAGGTCCCCTTGGGGAAATAGAATTAATTCAGTTCGCAGTGGTCTCCTGAACCTGTCTGGTACGTTTGTGCCGATTAGAACGAGGATGGGGAGAAATTGGTAACATGAGTCGATTATTCGTCCTTCTGTCAGTGAATGGTCATCTCATTTTGTCAGTGTGTGTAAGGGTGCTGATAGTACTTggtagtgtcagtgtgtgagtacgtctgtgctgtgtcagtgtgcaccAGTGTCTTATCAGTGTGCaccagggctgtgtcagtgCATCAGTGTTTACaccagggctgtgtcagtgtgcaccAGAGCTCTTTTAGTACACCGGGGCCGTCAGTGTGCACCAGTGTCTTATCGGTGTGCACCAGAGCTCTTTTAGTACaccagggctgtgtcagtgtgcaccAGTGCTGTATCAGTGTGCACGGTACTGTGTCAGTGTATCAGTACCCCGTTAGTCTATCTGTATCTGGGTACCTGAGCTTTTGTACacaaacatcttttaaaaacaacacggctttaaaaaaagaaagaatatatatttatttttagtataAGAAGTTAATAAGAATCTCTAAGGTTTTCAGTAAGACTaatatttacaaatgtttttcagctgatagtaaaaatacagaataaggAATAAGAATAAGGAGACGTACAGAACTGTCAGGATCAACAGACTGTTAACAAGTaataagtgttttgtttttctcagcaaatataaataactttgtttttatatataataacagtaataacagGTCTTTCACTTCTTTTGTAAGCAAGTAAACTGAAAATAGAAAGCTGTGGAATAAAAGTGTTTAATCAGATTGCTCTGGGCCTGCAGGAGTCCCAGTGCGTGTATTCTCTAGTGAAGATGTGGCCATTCATTTATTATTCACATGAAGAGTGAAAAACCCCAAAGAAATAATGatcaaataaagatgaacagacagacagagagaggtaAAGGGGAGAGACCAGAGTTAAACTGGCTGTTGGACAAACCAATACGACTGCAAAGAGAGGATTAACGCCTCTTTTGATTGGTCTGTTGGGACGTGAGAAATCCGATTAAGGAGGAGTCCTGAATGTTGGCCATCCAGGTGTACTGCTCACCTGAAGCTGACATTCGTAGTCTTGACTCGGAGTCAAGAATGATCAGTAGTCTCGTCTTTGATCTGAGCCCCCCCCCACTATCTGCTACTGCTCCTGTTACAGCCTTTCACTGTTCCactctctctctatctctctctcactctctcactatCACCCTttcaccctgtctctctcaTCCTCTCACTCCTCACCCCTTCCTCactcccctctctcactctcctctcACTCTCCTGAAGTTGGCATCAGCACACTGCAGTTAATTATAACATATCGAGCAACAGATTGCAGCACAACTGACAGTTGCTTTTAGCACAAACAAAACTGGACTTTTAGAATAAAtcagtactttttaaaaatgcaaagcaaaCACATTGTtcacacattattattattaagcccaGGGCAGTGGTGAGGACTTTCAGTGTAATggagataaaataataataataataataataataataataataataaaataataataataataataattataataatacttttttttttcttttcagacaaaacaaaaaaatagccTTCATTTTGGTTAATGATAAAAAAAGATATATCAAAACGCAGTTGATACACACAAGGTCTGTGTGGATCGGTCCCgggtgggagagagggagagggacccTCTCCTCCAGTTCCCAGTGGGAGTGGACACCGTGTCCAGGCCACGGACTGGGGGGGGTCCCGTCTCTGCGGCACCAGACCGTGCGCCTAAATCAAAGAGCCTGTACCTGCATGTGCGCACAGGCCTGCATCGCGGTATCCTGCGCAGGAGACGCAGTGTGTCTGAGTACAGTAGTCCAGCATCTTAGACATCTTGGACTGAAATGCAGGTTTTTTTACCAAGACCTCAGGTTTCAGTTCAGGAACCAGCCGACCTCATACAGCGCGGCAGTGACTTCAAGAGCCTGTCAGGAAGACGTGTGTTGAAGTACagggggtgtctgtctgtgatgCCAGACCATGTGCTTGCTCACAGGAGACACGTCGGTAGAGCTCTCCTGTTCAGAAGACGCTGTATCTAAATACAAGAATCTGTCGACGCAGAGCCGTTGCACAGAAAGTAGGCGCCTCTGCACGAGAATCGTGCACACGGACATCCTGCGTGTAAACACAGAGAGTCTCCATCCTTGCGGTTTCAGTAGAAGCAGGTAGAGTACAGTGTAGTGGAGCACAGAGCTGCCTGGGACAGCCCTGCGTTATCCCAGTCCGGCTCCACTCGGAGGAACTCCTCCACTCCTGAGGCTGTCCGAGCTGAGCGGCCCAGTGGAAATCCGCCTGTCCGCTCGGATCCGGACCAGCCAGCGGACTCCGGCGCCCCGTGAGCGCTCGTGTGTGCGTGCGAAGGATCTCCCTCCCCTCCTTCGCCGTGCCGCTCAGAGCGCTGCCTCCCCAGCAGCCTCGGCGCTCCGGGCGGGCCACGCGGGGGGAGTCGTGCTCTCTCTGCGCTCCCCCCCTCGCTCTGGGGAAGCTCGTCCCTCCTGGTGCCGGTCCGGCTGCGGACGTGACGCCGAGAAAACAGAAATCCGTCTCTGCTGATGTTTCCTCTCGCACAAACGCGCGTGCGCTCGTGAACGCTCGTTCTGCGACTCGGCGCGGGGCGGGCACTGTGGGGGGTGTCGTCTCCTCATGACCGAGGGCTGGGCTGTACCCCCAGTGACCCCAGTGACCCGCCCTGTCTCCCCCAGAGGAGAGCCCTGGGCCGCAGCTCGCAGACGTTAGCCCAGCTTTCTTTGTTCATCCTCCATCATCCTCCCCGGTCTTTACCCCTGGGGGTAATACCGATCAGCTCCAGGGCAACAGgctgccctctctctctccctctccgcgGGGCGCCACACCCGGGTAGCCCCACAGCCTCGTGGGCGGGGGCCCCCAGAGCCTCAGTTTCCACCCCCCTCCTCAGTCCCAGGAGCGACGGCCAGACACCACCCTTGGAGtcccagtccatcgcagcccCCCCGCGACCCGAAACGGGGAACCGGACTGGGCCAGGGGCCAGCTGAGCCCCCCGGATCGCGCGGTCTGAGCTCTGAGCACAGTGGCGGCGGGCGGTTCGAGTCGCCGGTGGGCGATCCCCAAGGCCGCGGGCGCGCGCCCCTCGCCGGTCCGCCGGCTCGCCCCCTCGCGCGGGGCGCCGAACGCGGGAGCCGGGGCGCCCGGCGACCGCCTGAGCCTTCCCCCGCCGGGCGCCGCGCACAGCTCCTCGCCTccccgggccgggccgggccgggccaaGCCGAGAGCCGAGGGGGACGGGACCCTGGCGCCGCGGTCCCCCTCTCACACCCTCCTCAGGGCCGCGAGAGCGTGGTGTACACGGGCTGCTCCCAGTGCGGGGGGCTGTGGGACGGCGGCACGCTGCCGGGGTCGGCGATGGCGGTGTACAGCGGGCGCTGCGCGGGGCCCATGTAGGAGAAGGCGGAGTAGAGGCCGGAGGGCTGGCCGGAGTGGCTGTAGTAGGAGCCGGACGCCTGGTGCTCGGGGTAGTCGAACTGGGCGCGGGAGGCCAGCGCGGGGAAGGCCGAGCTGTAGTGGGGCAGGCTGAGGGGCGTGTAGGTGAGCTGGGAGCCCGCCGGCTCGACGAAGTGCCCGGCGCCGCCCGCCTCGCTCTTGATCTGGGCCTTGCCCGGGTCGCCGGCCGCGCCCACGGCGCCGTGGTGCTGCTGCTGCGCCTGCTGCTgcgcctgctgctgctgctgctgctgctgcttggaCAGCCAGGCCGCCGAGTGGCCGCCGGCCGCCGCCAGCGCGCTGGAGATGCCGTAGGCGTACGAGGCCCCCCCGCCGGGCGGCCCCGCCGGGTGCCCGTTGGGGGGCAGGTACTGGTCGAACTCGTTGACGTCGAAGGGCTCCATGTTGGCCATCACCTCGTGGCTGATCTCGCCGATGTCCATGTTGCCGAAGTCGATGTGGGGCTTCCCCCCGGGCCCGGCCCCGCCCGCCGCGGCCCCCGGCCCGCCCTCGCCGGCCCCCAGCGGGCCCCGGGGGCCCCCGCCGTCGCGCTTGCCCTCCGACGACTTCCCCGACTGCAGCTCCGTCTTGGGCGTGGTGGGGGGCGTCGGGGGGCTGTGGCTCTGACCTGCAACAGGGAGAGGGCCGGAGGTGAGAGACTgggggagacaggggggcgcagCCGCGTGGACGAACACACAGGGGGACCCACAGGGGTCCCGCAGTCTGGTACCAGCACGGCACCCCTTTACCCCTCCGCGAGCGGACAATCAGCCCTCCTGCTGCAGCCCTGATTCTGGGGGTCCACCACCCAGCCGGGGCCACTGCTCTGGCACGGTGGAATAAAGGGGGGTGAATCACCCCTTGGGCTCGGGTGCCGTAGGAGGACAGCCTCGGTCTCTGCTCACCTGCGGCGTGCGGGTGGTGCCCGTCAGAGAGCGGGGAGCCCGCCCCCGCGGAGTGGGCGTGGTCGAGGTGCATGCTCTTGTAGTGCGATTGGCTGTGGTTGACCTCGCCCTCGGAGTGGGCGTCGCCCTCGGCGCCGGGCCCCGCCTTGCCGTTCTTGCGTCTGCGGGGCTGGTACTTGTACTCGGGGTAGTCCTTCTTGTGCTGCTTGCGCAGGCGCTCGGCCTCCTCGATGAAGGGGCGCTTATCGCTCTCGTTCAGCAGCCTGGCGGCGGGGGGGAGGACAGACAGGAGATCACCGTCAAAACACCGAAGCGCCAGCTGCCTGGCAGGAggcactgctgtacacagagggtggtgggagtggggagcaagctgcccagccatggtgTTGAAGCCCCTACCCTGGATTCATTCAACACAACCGGATGAGACCCCTCCCCCCACCGCGTGGACAGGAggcactgctgtacacagagggtggtgggagtggggagcaagctgcccagccatggtgTTGAAGCCCCTACCCTGGATTCATTCAACACAACCGGATGAGACCCCTCCCCCCACCGTGTGGACAGGAggcactgctgtacacagagggtggtgggagtggggagcaagctcctgatcctcCTGAAACTGTGCTCCAGCCGATGTCTTATCATGTAGAAAACTAAAAACAGGCTCTGCCCTTCAACACTCCAGGATCAAACCAGGTAAAATACATCAATGAACAGAGACGACTCTACAAACTGAGAGGCTTGACTTCTTTCTGACAGAAAGAGGCCTTATCCAGTGCCCAACTCCACCACACCCGAGCGCCCGTCTGACCAGACCACCGTGCCTGCGACAGGGTGGgcgttttgaaagaaaaaacccAAGACAAGTCCCGTCTGGACCGAGGAAAGCCGGCGAGTCACCGCCCGGGCGGGAGACGCGAAACAGAAGAGACCAGGCCCCGGTCCCTGCCCCGGCCGTCTCCCGGGACAGCCTCGGGTGTCTCCGCGCACACCTGCGCCGCACTGAAGGGAGGCTGCTGGAATACCCCGAGCGGTTCCTTTATTAGATTTAGGGGCCGAAGATTTCCCGCTCGCTCTCGGAGAAGCACAGGAGACACTGGCCAGGGGCGGACACGCCCCCGCGGAGCTGACGGTCTGGGCGCTGGCCTGACCAGAATTCCTGGGACATGTGATTCTTTTTAGCGTTCTCGCCGGGTCCTGTCttcaaaggggggggggggctggtaAACAGAGACACCAGGGCCAGAATATAGCCCCCAGTGTGAATTCCTCTCCCCGCAGACAGAAGCAAACGCACACCGACAGGCACGCGCTCTCCCCCCCACCTCCTGCAGACAGAAGCAAACGCGTGCCGAGCTTTGAAAAGGCAACACGGGAAGGACAGAGCTCCGAGCACGCTAGGGACATGACTCAAACACCCCAAGAACACGCAGGCGCTGTTCAGTGCCTGAAACGCACGATCTTGgggtaaaaaagaaaagtattttcttcTTTACTATAGGCATGAGATGGAAAGAATTACATTTTGGAGGGCATGCTCTTTTCTTAATGTGATAAGCTCACACGCAGGGATACTCGGAACTACATGTCAATAGGATCAATATTCAGATTATTAAGGAACGGCATTTTCAGTTGTTGCAATAAGTTTAGAATTTCTTACATTTATAGAGTGCTATTCATCTGCAAGGATTTCAACTAGTTTTCCATAGAAGAGGGGACACCCCTCACCCCCCACTGCACACAGCTCAGAggggagagagaaactgctACACCAGGTGGGTTAAGAGGAAAGGTAGAGAGACAGGTTTCTCATCTGAGTTTTGGGACACCAGGGTCAGCACCCcctctctcactgacagcaccccGGGATCGTTAGTGACCAGCGGTCCGACACCAGGGTCAGAACCCCCACTCTCACTGACAGCGCCCCAGGATCATTAGTGACCAGCGGTCAGACACCAGGGTCAGCACCCCCCACTCTCACTGTCTCCCAGACTCCTACTATCACTGTTGCACACACAGTCCGTGCATCTACAGCCAAGCAGCTGACCGTTTCCAATGAGGCGACGTGACGCCCTGGGCTGTATGACACCCGCCCGGCGGGGAGCTGTTCTGCTCGACTCGCCGGAACCCGGGATCGATCTGAAGTGGATCTGCGTTCGAGCAGTGCCGGCGGGCCGCACAGAGCTCTTCGAAAGTGTCCCAACGGGACGGGTGACCCAGGAGCCCTGCTCCCAGCGGGCAGAGCGCCTCGCTGGCCTCAGCTGCTGCTGAGCCCGAGACTAAAGTCACGTCCTCTCACGTGCTTCGTGCCTCTG contains:
- the sox10 gene encoding transcription factor SOX-10 gives rise to the protein MSGEEQSLSEVEMSPGASEDGHSLSPGPAAGAARAESPVPGQQGPGAGLEGAGAAGVKTEEDDDRFPIGIREAVSQVLNGYDWTLVPMPVRVNSGSKSKPHVKRPMNAFMVWAQAARRKLADQYPHLHNAELSKTLGKLWRLLNESDKRPFIEEAERLRKQHKKDYPEYKYQPRRRKNGKAGPGAEGDAHSEGEVNHSQSHYKSMHLDHAHSAGAGSPLSDGHHPHAAGQSHSPPTPPTTPKTELQSGKSSEGKRDGGGPRGPLGAGEGGPGAAAGGAGPGGKPHIDFGNMDIGEISHEVMANMEPFDVNEFDQYLPPNGHPAGPPGGGASYAYGISSALAAAGGHSAAWLSKQQQQQQQQAQQQAQQQHHGAVGAAGDPGKAQIKSEAGGAGHFVEPAGSQLTYTPLSLPHYSSAFPALASRAQFDYPEHQASGSYYSHSGQPSGLYSAFSYMGPAQRPLYTAIADPGSVPPSHSPPHWEQPVYTTLSRP